A single region of the Lysinibacillus sp. B2A1 genome encodes:
- a CDS encoding transposase produces MIEITILKDVYRMTKKITQEYRDYVVKLVVEENRKVTELSYELGLGESSIHRWVKKYRDGKKQENGDVKYITPSELKKLEATYEKKLRDVEEENAILKKAMHIFAKNPQ; encoded by the coding sequence ATGATAGAAATAACTATTTTAAAGGACGTGTACCGAATGACTAAAAAAATAACCCAAGAATATCGTGATTATGTTGTGAAATTAGTAGTAGAAGAAAATCGAAAAGTAACAGAATTATCGTATGAATTAGGGCTTGGGGAATCTTCTATTCATCGCTGGGTAAAAAAGTATCGTGATGGAAAAAAGCAAGAAAATGGCGACGTAAAATATATAACCCCTTCGGAGCTAAAGAAGTTAGAAGCAACTTATGAAAAGAAACTTCGTGACGTAGAAGAGGAGAATGCCATTCTAAAAAAGGCGATGCACATCTTTGCCAAAAACCCGCAGTAG
- a CDS encoding IS3 family transposase, with protein sequence MCRVLKVSTSGYYKWLAKQAAPITEKEEYKMKVTQKIKQSFHESYGTYGSPRVHKDLLEWGYPLSQKTVANIMRGLELCATQPRSYVTTTDSNHDALVYPNILKRMFYVEEPDQVWVADITYIRTLEGWVYLASIMDLYSRKIVAWEMADHMKVDLVLIALKKAFFIRRPKKGLIHHSDRGAQYCSTEYIELLKKHGCQISMSKKGDPYDNACIESFHATIKKEMIYRQKFQTKKAAFKAINGYISNFYNEHRRHSTLGYRSPNQFERLTFQKHAS encoded by the coding sequence ATGTGCCGCGTTTTAAAAGTGTCGACGAGTGGCTATTATAAATGGCTGGCAAAACAGGCAGCACCGATAACAGAAAAAGAAGAATATAAAATGAAAGTTACACAAAAAATTAAACAATCGTTTCATGAAAGCTATGGTACGTATGGCAGCCCGCGAGTACATAAAGATCTGTTGGAATGGGGTTATCCTCTTTCACAAAAAACAGTGGCAAACATCATGCGAGGACTGGAACTGTGCGCAACACAGCCGAGAAGCTATGTGACGACAACAGATTCAAATCATGACGCACTGGTGTATCCGAATATACTGAAACGCATGTTTTATGTGGAAGAACCAGATCAAGTATGGGTCGCTGATATTACCTATATCCGAACGCTGGAGGGATGGGTGTATTTAGCGAGTATTATGGATCTGTATTCTCGTAAAATTGTAGCGTGGGAAATGGCCGATCATATGAAAGTAGATTTAGTGTTAATAGCTTTGAAAAAAGCGTTCTTCATACGCCGACCCAAAAAAGGACTCATTCATCATTCAGACCGTGGGGCGCAATACTGTTCAACGGAATATATCGAACTTTTAAAAAAGCATGGTTGCCAAATTAGTATGAGTAAAAAAGGTGATCCGTATGACAATGCCTGCATTGAATCGTTTCATGCGACCATAAAAAAAGAAATGATTTATCGCCAAAAATTCCAAACAAAGAAAGCAGCCTTCAAAGCGATAAATGGTTATATTTCTAATTTTTATAATGAACATAGAAGACATTCGACCCTTGGCTATCGTTCACCGAACCAATTTGAACGCTTAACGTTTCAGAAACACGCAAGTTAA
- a CDS encoding sporulation protein YjcZ has protein sequence MGYWQCGNVGGWNDYNCGGNNNGYGSTFVLIVVLFILLIIVGATFIY, from the coding sequence ATGGGTTACTGGCAATGTGGAAATGTAGGCGGCTGGAACGATTATAACTGTGGAGGCAATAACAATGGCTACGGTTCAACATTTGTCCTAATTGTTGTTCTATTTATTCTTTTAATTATTGTCGGTGCAACTTTTATTTATTAA